The following are encoded in a window of Deltaproteobacteria bacterium genomic DNA:
- a CDS encoding protein kinase, with protein MEAPASPQALDPGSPELLLGATLDGVYRVDQVIARGATSVVYRGTNIRLETPVAIKVLSSFLSGDPSLMTRFKSEAKVQAKLRHPSIVAVQDYVLDGNICAIVMEYVEGTSLEHLMYDLAGPMPVEQIKSVMTPVLDAISYAHDQGIVHRDIKPSNVLLARVGGRDFPKVMDFGIAKVLAEGGSQTAPGAMLGTLLYMSPEQCKALKTVDERSDIYSLGVTLYQMATGMVPFYSESAFDIMLAHVQTPPPPPRELCASVPPELEAVILRALSKDPHERFQSAPEMSLAMDAVPLEGAAEEPAAVPTVPDAPRIQTVITSPGGPEPSAEVLGAATMMSPAEGGASSAEEPYSGVYHERARPGRPYRSAEVILVGRGAGRKSGASPSEEVELPKGHGKPRTGEVQATRAGSSAEVLAAEQLAGLEGAPGGSREFRSGEVDIRMAGASWDELGTAVKRLRLRVPSPDDWERYFDPNTVGGGVFVPTGEPPEVGTPVRVEITFIGGPRFFVRGVVTWRRPKLKDPRARAGAGVQVHPSERSKMGYVNAWVRGGVKEQRKLRRLPLKLRVTYTARTGRRINFTRDVNEQGVFVRSHELLELNTPIKLLLMPPGQHKPVELRGRVTRLVEDREDRGMGIRLEFADEASEQHYTAFIEKLEEEFLAGVLPDEVVS; from the coding sequence TTGGAGGCGCCCGCCTCGCCCCAGGCTCTGGACCCCGGGAGCCCCGAACTCCTCCTCGGCGCCACGCTCGACGGTGTGTACCGCGTCGACCAGGTGATCGCACGCGGCGCGACCTCGGTGGTCTACCGCGGGACCAACATCCGGCTCGAGACGCCGGTGGCTATCAAGGTGCTCTCGTCCTTCCTCTCGGGCGATCCGTCGCTGATGACGCGCTTCAAGAGCGAGGCGAAGGTGCAGGCCAAGCTCCGCCACCCGAGCATCGTGGCCGTGCAGGACTACGTTCTCGACGGGAACATCTGCGCCATCGTGATGGAGTACGTGGAGGGGACGAGCCTCGAGCACCTGATGTACGACCTCGCGGGCCCCATGCCGGTGGAGCAGATCAAGAGCGTCATGACGCCGGTCCTGGATGCGATCAGCTACGCGCACGACCAGGGGATCGTGCATCGGGACATCAAGCCGTCGAACGTGCTCCTGGCGCGGGTCGGGGGGCGCGACTTCCCGAAGGTCATGGACTTCGGCATCGCCAAGGTGCTGGCCGAGGGGGGGTCGCAGACGGCCCCCGGGGCCATGCTGGGTACGCTGCTCTACATGTCGCCCGAGCAGTGCAAGGCGCTGAAGACCGTGGACGAGCGCTCGGACATCTATTCGCTGGGGGTGACGCTCTACCAGATGGCGACGGGGATGGTGCCCTTCTACTCGGAGAGCGCCTTCGACATCATGCTGGCGCACGTGCAGACGCCGCCTCCGCCGCCGCGCGAGCTGTGCGCCTCGGTGCCGCCCGAGCTCGAGGCGGTGATCCTCCGCGCACTCTCGAAGGACCCGCACGAGCGCTTCCAGAGCGCGCCGGAGATGTCCCTGGCGATGGACGCGGTGCCCCTCGAGGGCGCGGCTGAGGAGCCCGCGGCCGTCCCGACGGTACCCGATGCGCCCCGGATCCAGACCGTTATCACCTCGCCGGGGGGGCCCGAGCCGTCGGCGGAGGTGCTCGGCGCGGCGACCATGATGTCGCCCGCCGAAGGTGGGGCGAGCTCCGCCGAAGAGCCCTACAGCGGCGTGTACCACGAGCGCGCGCGACCCGGGCGCCCCTACCGCTCGGCCGAGGTGATTCTCGTCGGTCGCGGCGCGGGGCGAAAGAGCGGGGCGTCGCCCTCCGAGGAGGTCGAGCTGCCGAAGGGGCACGGCAAGCCGCGGACCGGGGAGGTGCAGGCCACGCGCGCCGGGAGCTCCGCGGAGGTCCTGGCGGCCGAGCAGCTCGCGGGGCTGGAGGGCGCGCCGGGCGGGTCGCGGGAGTTCCGGTCGGGCGAGGTCGACATCCGCATGGCGGGCGCCAGCTGGGACGAGCTCGGCACCGCCGTGAAGCGCCTGCGGTTGCGCGTCCCGAGCCCGGACGACTGGGAGCGCTACTTCGACCCGAACACCGTCGGTGGCGGGGTCTTCGTGCCGACGGGCGAGCCCCCCGAGGTGGGGACGCCGGTGCGCGTCGAGATCACCTTCATCGGCGGACCGCGCTTCTTCGTGCGCGGGGTCGTGACCTGGAGGCGGCCGAAGCTCAAGGACCCGCGGGCGCGCGCAGGGGCGGGCGTCCAGGTGCACCCGAGCGAGCGCAGCAAGATGGGTTACGTCAACGCGTGGGTGCGCGGCGGCGTGAAGGAGCAGCGCAAGCTGCGGCGGCTGCCGCTCAAGCTGCGCGTGACCTACACCGCGCGAACGGGGCGGCGCATCAACTTCACGCGCGACGTGAACGAGCAAGGCGTCTTCGTCCGCTCGCACGAGCTCCTCGAGCTCAACACGCCGATCAAGCTCCTGCTCATGCCCCCGGGACAGCACAAGCCGGTCGAGCTGCGCGGCCGCGTCACGCGGCTGGTGGAGGATCGGGAGGACCGGGGGATGGGCATCCGGCTCGAGTTCGCCGACGAGGCGAGCGAGCAGCATTACACCGCCTTCATCGAGAAGCTCGAGGAGGAGTTCCTGGCTGGCGTGCTGCCCGACGAGGTCGTCTCGTAA
- a CDS encoding tetratricopeptide repeat protein, translated as MRPPSRVTPKALALLALVAVSASPDERAVAGPAETLAWERDGSLRAAVRRGAAENRLVLAKLGTSWCSACRRLERVLGEPSLRPRLDRFVRLAYDAEVGEGRDVARRYNVVTYPTLLVLGPDGRERDRATGFLAAEALLTRLAEIEDGSGTLAELEKRLAETPADLALRLRVGTSWALRGERRAALRHLELVVQSDPDNRRGLAAPALLAKGKILLLRSLGEHALAAATLAELRRRFPRAPEAEAAVFSLAQALEREGKPRAADAVLRGWARTAAQHATAAWFYVLERTRPTAGLDHARRAALLDAKDLDAIEAAARLHEHAGEVAEAERAWQRAVALAPTEAFFRRRVALCRELLGQRARSSWPGGTEPR; from the coding sequence ATGCGTCCTCCCTCTCGCGTCACCCCGAAGGCCCTCGCCCTCCTCGCCCTGGTGGCCGTCAGCGCCAGCCCGGACGAGCGCGCGGTCGCGGGCCCCGCTGAGACCCTCGCGTGGGAGCGCGACGGCTCGCTCCGCGCGGCGGTCCGACGGGGAGCGGCGGAGAACCGGCTCGTGCTGGCCAAGCTCGGCACCTCGTGGTGCAGCGCCTGCCGCCGCCTCGAGCGCGTCCTCGGCGAACCGAGCCTCCGGCCGCGCCTCGACCGCTTCGTGCGACTGGCCTACGACGCGGAGGTCGGCGAAGGGCGAGACGTCGCGCGACGCTACAACGTGGTGACCTACCCGACCCTCCTCGTCCTCGGGCCCGACGGGCGCGAGCGGGACCGGGCCACCGGCTTTCTCGCGGCCGAGGCGCTCCTCACGCGGCTGGCCGAGATCGAGGACGGCAGCGGCACGCTCGCCGAGCTCGAGAAGCGGCTCGCGGAGACGCCGGCCGACCTGGCCCTGCGCCTGCGCGTCGGCACGAGCTGGGCGCTGCGCGGCGAGCGACGGGCGGCGCTCCGCCACCTGGAGCTGGTCGTGCAGAGCGACCCGGACAATCGACGCGGCCTCGCGGCGCCGGCGCTGCTCGCGAAGGGCAAGATTCTGCTCCTTCGGAGCCTGGGCGAGCACGCGCTCGCGGCCGCCACCCTCGCGGAGCTCCGCCGGCGCTTTCCGCGCGCCCCCGAGGCGGAGGCGGCGGTCTTCTCGCTCGCGCAGGCGCTGGAGCGCGAGGGGAAGCCGCGCGCGGCGGACGCCGTGCTCCGCGGCTGGGCCAGGACGGCCGCGCAGCACGCGACGGCGGCCTGGTTCTACGTGCTCGAGCGCACCCGACCGACGGCGGGCCTCGACCACGCGAGAAGGGCCGCGCTCCTCGACGCGAAAGACCTCGACGCCATCGAGGCGGCGGCGCGCCTGCACGAGCACGCCGGGGAGGTGGCTGAGGCCGAGCGGGCCTGGCAGCGGGCCGTGGCGCTGGCCCCGACCGAAGCCTTCTTCCGTCGGCGGGTCGCGCTCTGTCGGGAGCTCCTCGGACAGAGGGCGCGTTCGTCCTGGCCCGGCGGGACCGAACCGCGGTAG
- a CDS encoding VTT domain-containing protein yields the protein MEAEIVRIIQQEPAYAYLALYGVLLLCGVGMPMPEDIFLIAGGYSVHLAHQHGLAHPSLGLMIAVGMFGVLTGDVMLFLVGRWAGPRVTRVWPFRVMLSEKRRDRVSHFFTKHGVWTAFFARFAAGLRAPTYLLAGSAGMRFRTFILADGSAAAISVPLLVWAAYRFGPEVKRWLTRSKVAFGILVGVVVLCLVVRALFKWRAARREKLARAAGAAVSTPSTALSPTPALSADPPAATRPSSPEE from the coding sequence ATGGAAGCCGAGATCGTCCGCATCATCCAGCAGGAGCCCGCCTACGCCTACCTGGCGCTCTACGGCGTGCTGCTCCTCTGCGGGGTCGGCATGCCGATGCCCGAGGACATCTTTCTCATCGCCGGCGGATACTCGGTCCACCTCGCGCACCAGCACGGCCTCGCGCACCCGAGCCTGGGACTCATGATCGCCGTCGGGATGTTCGGCGTGCTCACCGGGGACGTGATGCTCTTCCTCGTCGGGCGGTGGGCCGGGCCACGCGTCACGCGGGTCTGGCCCTTTCGCGTCATGCTCTCCGAGAAACGGCGAGACAGGGTCAGCCACTTCTTCACCAAGCACGGCGTCTGGACCGCCTTCTTCGCCCGCTTCGCAGCCGGCCTGCGCGCACCCACGTACCTCCTCGCCGGCAGCGCGGGGATGCGCTTTCGCACCTTCATCCTCGCCGACGGCTCGGCCGCGGCGATCAGCGTGCCGCTCCTGGTCTGGGCCGCCTATCGCTTCGGCCCCGAGGTGAAGCGCTGGCTGACGCGCAGCAAGGTGGCCTTCGGCATCCTGGTCGGCGTCGTCGTGCTCTGCCTGGTGGTGCGCGCGCTCTTCAAGTGGCGCGCCGCCCGGCGCGAGAAGCTCGCGCGGGCAGCCGGCGCCGCGGTGTCGACCCCGTCCACCGCGCTCTCCCCGACCCCCGCGCTCTCCGCGGATCCGCCCGCGGCGACCCGCCCCTCCTCGCCCGAAGAATAG
- a CDS encoding tetratricopeptide repeat protein, whose translation MSAIYTFKDVARIFGLKESRLRYWAQTGFITPSGRAEGRQAYTFGDLVEVKAAMALLDAGIPLQRVRKNLQALRGALPEEHRPLSRLRVRSDGDSLVVSDADATFNPISGQLLLDFDLEALGREAAKVLALEDAAAKRAAQANGAGAGQAATSRMRVEVPSPEEDLSPRDPADPAGGPPQTAYAWFLRGCGLDADPARRAEAISAYQEAVRLDPSLAAAHTNLGNLYYGQHEKPAARRCYEAALALDPDQPEARYNLANLYDEAGEADLAIAEYRRALVANPDFADAHFNLALSLEAAGSRVQARQHWRRYLELVPEAEVHRTWRTLARQHLDALEG comes from the coding sequence ATGAGCGCGATCTACACCTTCAAGGACGTGGCCCGCATCTTCGGGCTCAAGGAGAGCCGCCTGCGCTACTGGGCGCAGACCGGCTTCATCACCCCGAGCGGGCGCGCCGAGGGGCGGCAGGCCTACACCTTCGGCGACCTCGTGGAGGTGAAGGCGGCCATGGCGCTGCTCGACGCGGGCATTCCGCTGCAGCGCGTGCGCAAGAACCTGCAGGCGCTGCGCGGAGCGCTCCCCGAGGAGCACCGGCCGCTCTCCCGCCTGCGCGTGCGCTCGGACGGTGACTCCCTGGTGGTCTCCGACGCCGACGCCACCTTCAACCCGATCTCGGGCCAGCTCCTCCTCGACTTCGACCTCGAGGCGCTGGGACGCGAGGCAGCCAAGGTGCTCGCGCTGGAAGACGCGGCGGCGAAGCGCGCGGCCCAGGCGAACGGCGCCGGCGCAGGCCAGGCCGCGACCTCTCGCATGCGGGTGGAGGTCCCCTCTCCCGAGGAGGACCTGAGTCCCCGGGACCCGGCCGACCCGGCCGGCGGCCCGCCGCAGACGGCGTACGCGTGGTTTCTGCGCGGCTGCGGCCTCGACGCGGATCCCGCGCGGCGCGCGGAAGCCATCTCGGCGTACCAGGAAGCGGTGCGCCTCGACCCGAGCCTGGCCGCCGCCCACACGAACCTCGGCAACCTCTACTACGGCCAGCACGAGAAGCCGGCGGCCCGGCGCTGCTACGAGGCGGCGCTCGCGCTCGATCCGGACCAGCCCGAGGCCCGCTACAACCTGGCCAACCTCTACGACGAGGCCGGCGAGGCGGACCTGGCCATCGCCGAATACCGTCGCGCGCTCGTCGCGAACCCGGACTTCGCGGACGCGCACTTCAACCTGGCGCTGTCGCTCGAGGCGGCAGGGAGTCGCGTCCAGGCGCGCCAGCACTGGCGCCGCTACCTCGAGCTAGTGCCCGAGGCCGAGGTGCACCGGACCTGGCGCACCCTCGCGCGGCAGCACCTGGACGCGCTCGAGGGCTAG